A genome region from Sphingobium sp. WTD-1 includes the following:
- a CDS encoding recombinase family protein — protein MATVAPAKPETPPVVATARAALYLRVSTPRQADHDLSIPDQRRQLEGYCLSNGWEVAAEFVEPGVSGTDDRRPAFQDMIDAAMERPPAFDVVVVHSFSRFFRDQFQFEFYVRKLAKNGVQLVSITQVLGDDPAGEMMRRIMTLFDEYQSKETAKHTLRAMNENARQGFWNGARPPIGYRVVEAEQRGTKIKKKLEIDPIHAETVRRIFRLALEGADGRGPIGVMAIACWLNENNIRTRYGGRWGKGMVHQVLTRTTYIGQHRFNTYDVKKGRRKPEAEHAIMEVPPIVTVAEFEAVQRSLKARSPKMMPPRAVGGSTLLTGICFCACCGAAMTLRTGTSRSGQEYRYYTCATKATKGKTGCPGVSLPMDRLNEAVIEHLEKRLLDPARLEVLMDQLIARREEWVTERRQHVAEMERRATEADTKLSRLYEAIENGVVDMGDPSLKARIAELTTLRDQARGDAERAVAHIERISPEITVESLHAFALAAKHKLRHDDGSYARNHVRAVAQRVEVHSKTDVRICGTRTELLRTLTAVSGVEAAVLGTRGFGPKWCRLRDSNT, from the coding sequence ATGGCGACTGTCGCCCCCGCCAAACCCGAGACGCCGCCGGTCGTGGCGACGGCTCGCGCCGCGCTCTACCTGCGCGTTTCCACTCCGCGCCAGGCGGATCACGACTTGTCGATCCCCGATCAACGCCGCCAGCTTGAGGGTTACTGCCTCTCGAACGGCTGGGAGGTCGCGGCCGAGTTCGTCGAGCCGGGCGTCTCGGGCACCGACGATCGCCGTCCCGCCTTCCAGGATATGATCGATGCGGCGATGGAGAGGCCTCCCGCGTTCGACGTGGTGGTCGTGCATAGCTTCTCGCGCTTCTTCCGCGATCAGTTCCAGTTCGAGTTCTACGTCCGCAAGCTGGCGAAGAACGGCGTGCAGCTTGTCTCGATCACGCAGGTTCTCGGCGATGATCCCGCGGGCGAGATGATGCGCAGGATCATGACGCTGTTCGACGAATATCAGTCGAAAGAGACTGCCAAGCATACGCTACGCGCGATGAACGAGAACGCGCGGCAAGGCTTCTGGAACGGCGCCCGTCCGCCGATCGGCTACCGCGTGGTCGAGGCCGAGCAGCGGGGCACGAAGATCAAGAAGAAGCTGGAGATCGATCCGATCCATGCCGAGACGGTGCGCCGGATTTTCCGCCTGGCGCTGGAGGGCGCCGATGGACGCGGGCCGATCGGAGTCATGGCTATCGCGTGCTGGCTCAACGAGAACAATATCCGCACACGCTATGGTGGGCGCTGGGGCAAGGGCATGGTGCATCAGGTGCTGACGCGCACGACCTATATCGGCCAGCACCGTTTCAACACCTATGACGTCAAGAAGGGGCGTCGGAAGCCCGAGGCCGAGCACGCCATCATGGAAGTGCCGCCGATTGTCACGGTGGCCGAGTTCGAGGCCGTGCAGCGGTCATTGAAGGCGCGCAGCCCCAAGATGATGCCGCCGCGCGCGGTGGGCGGTTCGACGCTTCTGACGGGCATCTGCTTCTGCGCCTGCTGCGGTGCGGCGATGACGCTGCGCACGGGCACCAGCCGGAGCGGTCAGGAGTATCGCTACTACACCTGCGCGACCAAAGCCACGAAGGGGAAAACGGGTTGCCCCGGCGTCTCTCTGCCGATGGACCGGCTGAACGAGGCCGTGATCGAGCATCTGGAGAAGCGGCTGCTCGATCCCGCTCGGCTTGAAGTGCTGATGGACCAGCTTATCGCCCGGCGTGAGGAATGGGTGACGGAGCGCCGCCAGCACGTCGCCGAGATGGAGCGTCGGGCGACGGAGGCCGATACCAAGCTCTCCCGACTCTATGAGGCGATCGAGAATGGAGTGGTCGATATGGGCGATCCGTCGCTCAAGGCGCGCATCGCCGAGCTGACCACCCTCCGCGACCAGGCCCGAGGGGATGCCGAGCGGGCTGTCGCGCATATCGAGCGCATCAGCCCGGAGATCACCGTCGAGAGCCTTCATGCGTTCGCGCTGGCCGCGAAACATAAGCTGCGCCATGACGACGGCTCCTATGCGCGGAACCATGTGCGTGCCGTCGCTCAGCGGGTCGAGGTCCATAGCAAGACGGAT
- a CDS encoding N-acetyltransferase: MAIVFEALGKHHDRSRFSCGQADLDGWFRRRAGQDDRRDVARVFVAADSELGVVGFYSLSAFKLELGELPEEIARKLPRYESGYPAALIGRLARDVRMRGKGFGEVLAVDAIRRILGAAETLAVLAIIVDAKDERAAAFYEGLGFAPFPRRPNRLFLLASSAGRGLEKM, translated from the coding sequence TTGGCGATCGTCTTTGAAGCCCTCGGCAAGCATCACGATCGGTCGCGCTTCTCTTGCGGGCAGGCCGATCTGGATGGCTGGTTCCGGCGACGCGCCGGTCAGGATGACCGCCGCGATGTCGCGCGTGTCTTCGTCGCAGCGGATTCGGAGTTGGGCGTCGTCGGCTTTTACAGCCTGAGCGCCTTCAAGCTGGAGCTGGGCGAATTGCCGGAGGAAATCGCGCGCAAGCTGCCGCGCTACGAGAGCGGTTATCCAGCGGCGCTGATCGGACGCCTTGCACGGGACGTTCGGATGCGTGGCAAGGGCTTCGGTGAAGTGCTGGCGGTGGATGCGATACGCCGCATTCTCGGCGCCGCGGAAACGCTGGCGGTGCTGGCCATCATCGTCGACGCCAAGGATGAACGCGCGGCAGCTTTCTACGAAGGGCTTGGCTTTGCGCCCTTCCCGCGGCGGCCGAACCGGCTGTTCCTGCTGGCGTCCTCGGCGGGGCGGGGGCTGGAGAAAATGTAG
- a CDS encoding DUF1778 domain-containing protein, producing MMKIGSAVPCFYDRMMRPTRFGEVDWHGIMPYINGQRRSGMSAVQKRRKPEREIKRERIELRVSASAKDLIQQATAVTGLTAGDLAYEGARRVLDEHQRLVLTGADRDAFFEALMNPPEPSERLIAAMRRHRDLVG from the coding sequence ATGATGAAAATCGGCTCTGCTGTCCCGTGCTTCTACGATCGGATGATGCGGCCCACGCGCTTCGGCGAAGTTGACTGGCACGGTATTATGCCGTACATTAACGGTCAAAGGAGATCGGGCATGTCAGCCGTTCAGAAACGCCGGAAACCGGAGCGCGAGATCAAGCGCGAGCGGATCGAGCTGCGCGTGAGCGCGTCGGCCAAGGATTTGATTCAACAGGCGACGGCGGTCACTGGCCTGACGGCCGGTGATCTGGCCTATGAAGGCGCGCGGCGCGTGCTGGACGAGCATCAACGCCTGGTGCTGACCGGCGCAGATCGGGATGCCTTCTTCGAGGCGCTGATGAACCCGCCGGAGCCGTCCGAGCGGCTGATCGCGGCCATGCGCCGTCACCGCGATCTCGTGGGCTGA
- a CDS encoding DUF6429 family protein, whose protein sequence is MDSRTHIDTDRIDEAVLALLWLNRSTTGTAWKGFDWSAMDRLHERGLISDPARKAKSVHLTDEGMAEAERLFNALFARP, encoded by the coding sequence ATGGACTCGCGGACGCACATCGACACTGACAGAATCGACGAGGCGGTGCTTGCCCTGCTGTGGCTCAACCGCAGCACCACCGGCACGGCCTGGAAAGGCTTCGACTGGAGCGCGATGGATCGACTGCACGAACGCGGACTGATTTCCGATCCGGCGCGCAAGGCGAAGTCGGTGCATCTGACGGACGAAGGCATGGCCGAGGCTGAGCGCCTGTTCAACGCGCTGTTCGCTCGCCCCTGA
- a CDS encoding DUF736 domain-containing protein, whose translation MSTWRRNGAGQLFSAAFGFAARSKKAALRPSLGRKPTPPRKRDGNPEQRCAADCPRSSTCHEAAKGAVPSQERTDDMICGNFTATDRGFHGEIRFFGLSEKVEILRIDDKASDKSPDYRIVAADDERIEFGVGWLKATKDQKPYASLKLNPVLAPDVHLRLVSTETTGKFELKVD comes from the coding sequence GTGTCCACCTGGCGGCGCAACGGCGCCGGGCAGCTTTTTTCCGCCGCCTTCGGCTTTGCAGCGCGAAGCAAAAAAGCCGCCCTTCGGCCGTCTCTTGGCCGCAAGCCCACCCCGCCGCGCAAGCGCGACGGGAACCCCGAGCAGCGGTGCGCAGCCGACTGTCCCCGATCCTCGACATGCCACGAGGCCGCGAAGGGCGCGGTCCCGAGTCAAGAAAGGACTGACGACATGATCTGCGGAAACTTCACGGCAACCGATCGCGGCTTCCACGGCGAAATCCGGTTTTTCGGCCTCAGCGAAAAGGTGGAAATCCTTCGGATCGACGACAAGGCAAGCGACAAGTCGCCCGACTATCGCATCGTTGCCGCCGACGACGAGCGCATCGAATTCGGCGTTGGCTGGCTCAAGGCCACCAAAGACCAGAAGCCTTACGCTTCACTCAAGCTCAATCCGGTCCTGGCGCCGGACGTTCATCTTCGGCTTGTCTCGACCGAGACAACCGGCAAGTTCGAGCTGAAGGTCGACTGA
- a CDS encoding DNA methyltransferase, with protein sequence MTSKAQAPRNVIFNGDCIEVMQAFDSGTVDFILTDPPYVTRYRDRQGRKVANDDNGRWLRPAFREMHRVLKDGGFAVSFYGWNKVDLFMDAWKAAGFRVVGHLVFRKRYASSARFLRYEHEQAYLLAKGNPARPARPIADVLDFPYSGNRLHPTQKPVEALTPLIEAFTQPGELVLDPFSGSGSSLAAAQQLGRDWTGIELDNGHYHTASKRLERPARRVAA encoded by the coding sequence ATGACCAGCAAGGCACAGGCTCCCCGCAATGTGATTTTCAACGGTGATTGCATTGAAGTGATGCAGGCTTTCGATAGCGGCACGGTGGATTTCATCCTGACCGATCCGCCCTATGTGACCCGCTACCGGGACCGTCAGGGCCGCAAGGTTGCCAATGACGATAACGGCCGGTGGCTGCGTCCGGCGTTTCGGGAAATGCACCGCGTCCTGAAGGATGGCGGTTTCGCGGTTTCCTTCTATGGCTGGAACAAGGTGGATTTGTTCATGGACGCATGGAAGGCGGCGGGCTTCCGCGTCGTCGGCCATCTTGTGTTTCGCAAGCGTTATGCGTCATCGGCCCGCTTCCTCCGCTATGAGCACGAACAGGCTTATTTGCTGGCGAAGGGCAATCCGGCCCGGCCCGCGCGTCCTATCGCCGACGTGCTCGATTTTCCTTACAGCGGGAACCGTTTGCATCCCACGCAAAAGCCGGTTGAGGCGCTGACTCCGTTGATCGAGGCTTTCACGCAGCCGGGCGAGCTTGTGCTGGACCCGTTCAGCGGCAGCGGTTCGTCACTGGCGGCAGCCCAGCAACTCGGCCGCGACTGGACCGGCATCGAACTCGACAACGGCCATTACCACACCGCGAGCAAGCGGCTGGAACGCCCGGCGCGGAGGGTGGCGGCTTAG
- a CDS encoding DUF2285 domain-containing protein: MTGKHFEDRAPDAPRLTAYDEDHLADYIRLLDTDDEGADWRDAAAHIFGIDPRAEPERARVMHESHLARARWMTEVGYAYLLGPRATE, translated from the coding sequence ATGACCGGCAAGCATTTCGAGGATCGCGCGCCCGACGCGCCGCGGCTTACCGCCTATGACGAGGATCACCTCGCCGACTATATCCGCCTGCTCGATACCGACGACGAGGGCGCCGACTGGCGAGATGCGGCGGCGCATATCTTCGGGATCGATCCCCGTGCCGAACCCGAGCGCGCCCGCGTGATGCACGAAAGCCATCTCGCCCGCGCGCGCTGGATGACCGAAGTGGGCTACGCATATCTCCTCGGCCCGCGCGCCACGGAATAG
- a CDS encoding DUF2285 domain-containing protein gives MIWRPELTAVTVILDAAPEEYAGAAAIDPLALGALLADRAGIDGRHVVVADAAGEHRLWLRDPTPGQPLAAIVPLDKDFIKRIFSLLRFHRLMSGKRPGPLPRGWPLTAIRTARLELMLRALDLRLAGATYREIAIALGKDEAGHLSASDFKNSDARSFAYRLVRDATAMMKGDYRKLLRFR, from the coding sequence GTGATCTGGCGGCCGGAACTCACCGCCGTCACCGTGATCCTCGACGCCGCGCCGGAGGAATATGCCGGCGCAGCGGCAATCGACCCGCTGGCGCTCGGCGCGCTGCTCGCCGACCGGGCCGGGATCGACGGCCGTCATGTCGTCGTCGCTGACGCGGCCGGCGAGCATCGGCTGTGGCTACGCGATCCGACGCCCGGCCAGCCGCTCGCCGCGATCGTCCCGCTCGACAAGGATTTCATCAAGCGCATCTTCAGCCTGCTGCGTTTCCATCGGCTCATGTCGGGCAAGCGACCCGGCCCGTTGCCGCGCGGATGGCCACTCACCGCAATTCGCACGGCCCGGCTCGAGTTGATGCTTCGCGCGCTCGATCTGCGCCTCGCCGGGGCGACATATCGCGAAATCGCGATCGCGCTCGGCAAGGACGAAGCCGGGCATCTCTCGGCGTCCGACTTCAAGAACTCGGACGCCCGGTCCTTCGCCTATCGCCTGGTGCGCGACGCCACCGCCATGATGAAGGGCGACTACCGCAAGCTGCTGCGCTTCCGCTGA
- a CDS encoding helix-turn-helix domain-containing protein, with amino-acid sequence MSRPPVTLPPRYLRTPEAARFLGLSGRTLEKHRYFGSGPAYRRIGGRVVYSVDDLRAWADLGTKYSTSDPGQNDLMPQRDAAITQSRR; translated from the coding sequence TTGTCCAGGCCGCCCGTCACCCTTCCGCCCCGCTACCTGCGGACCCCCGAAGCGGCGCGCTTCCTCGGTCTCTCCGGCCGCACGCTTGAGAAGCACCGCTATTTCGGGAGCGGCCCGGCCTATCGCCGGATCGGCGGACGGGTGGTCTATTCGGTCGACGACCTGCGCGCCTGGGCCGACCTCGGCACCAAATATTCCACGTCCGACCCCGGCCAGAACGATCTCATGCCGCAGCGGGATGCGGCGATCACGCAGAGCCGCCGATGA
- a CDS encoding replication initiator protein A produces MKPRAASRSGERAQLALFPSLGHDIAPRDAQDLMAWPFFSLAKRRRVTPIDFRMGATWISVEAVPEHGMATIWDADVLIWAASQIVAARDAGLPTSRLMATTPHEILTFTGRGTGKDHYDRLKAALDRLQSTTVATSIRQQHQRRRHRFSWINEWQERLDGEGRPLGIELILPDWFYAGVVDRTFVLTIDRAYFDLTGGLERWLYRIVRKHGGQQEGGWSFDVSHLHLKSGALSPLKQFAFELRGIVRRQSLPGYALAIERAFGRERLTFAPVPADPFETAARRMGLAVDNRP; encoded by the coding sequence ATGAAGCCGCGCGCCGCCTCCCGTTCCGGCGAGCGCGCCCAACTCGCGCTGTTCCCGTCGCTCGGGCACGACATCGCGCCGCGCGACGCCCAGGACCTCATGGCCTGGCCGTTCTTCAGCCTCGCCAAGCGCAGGCGGGTGACGCCGATCGACTTCCGCATGGGCGCGACCTGGATATCGGTCGAGGCGGTGCCCGAGCACGGCATGGCGACCATATGGGACGCCGACGTGCTGATATGGGCGGCGAGCCAGATCGTCGCGGCACGCGACGCGGGGCTGCCGACCTCGCGCCTGATGGCGACGACGCCGCACGAAATCCTCACCTTCACCGGACGCGGCACCGGCAAGGATCATTATGACCGGCTGAAGGCCGCGCTCGACCGGCTGCAATCCACTACGGTCGCCACGTCGATCCGCCAGCAGCACCAGCGCCGCCGCCATCGCTTCTCGTGGATCAACGAGTGGCAGGAGCGGCTCGACGGCGAGGGGCGGCCGCTCGGTATCGAACTGATCCTGCCCGACTGGTTCTATGCCGGCGTGGTCGATCGCACGTTCGTCCTCACCATCGACCGGGCCTATTTCGACCTGACCGGAGGGCTGGAACGCTGGCTCTACCGGATCGTGCGCAAGCATGGCGGCCAGCAGGAAGGCGGCTGGAGCTTCGACGTTTCGCACCTCCACCTGAAATCCGGCGCGCTCTCGCCCTTGAAGCAATTCGCGTTCGAGCTGCGCGGCATCGTCCGCCGCCAGTCCCTTCCGGGTTACGCGCTGGCGATCGAGCGCGCGTTCGGCCGTGAGCGGCTGACCTTCGCGCCCGTGCCTGCCGATCCGTTCGAGACGGCGGCGCGGCGCATGGGGCTGGCTGTGGATAACCGGCCATGA
- a CDS encoding phosphoadenosine phosphosulfate reductase family protein produces MIAVQHFGSISGGKDSQAVLCKMVERIERKGLAAFGNNAPRFLCADNGHENPITLDHIAYLDDWLRQRTGLHIEIVSANDVPGLTDAAAFARKRGILREEWSNEKRRTRHRGACNQRRDAWQAGTITRAEWMAGCDCPVLVSPPVPDHLIERALGLLHPTGIPFLDMAMLHGRFPGTKTRFCTDETKLIPMMHRKRPLLDAGVPVIDWIGERADESPARAKKPPIQSKRYPVGARQVLYRPIFRWSAADTFAISERHGLRHNPLYTMGMSRVGCSTCIMVKKRELRAWSMRFPAEVDRVREWEQLVSLVSRRSAVAGTPASLLPAPTVPGDPADHGRATIDRAIAWSRTSRGGRNYDLFIDQEQREADEHGLRCDSEYGLCE; encoded by the coding sequence ATGATCGCCGTCCAGCACTTCGGCAGCATCTCGGGCGGCAAGGACAGCCAAGCCGTTCTCTGCAAGATGGTCGAGCGGATCGAGCGCAAGGGGCTGGCCGCGTTCGGCAACAACGCCCCGCGCTTCCTCTGTGCCGACAACGGCCATGAGAACCCGATCACGCTCGATCATATCGCCTATCTCGACGACTGGCTGCGGCAGCGCACCGGCCTGCACATCGAGATCGTGTCGGCCAACGATGTGCCCGGCCTCACCGACGCGGCGGCCTTCGCCCGTAAGCGCGGGATTCTTCGTGAGGAATGGTCGAACGAAAAGCGGCGGACGCGCCATAGAGGCGCGTGCAACCAGCGCCGGGACGCATGGCAGGCAGGCACGATCACCAGGGCCGAGTGGATGGCCGGGTGCGATTGTCCCGTCCTGGTCTCGCCACCTGTCCCCGATCACCTGATCGAGCGGGCGCTCGGGCTGCTGCATCCCACCGGCATCCCGTTCCTCGACATGGCGATGCTGCACGGCCGGTTTCCCGGCACGAAGACGCGCTTCTGCACCGACGAGACCAAGCTGATCCCGATGATGCACCGCAAGCGCCCGCTGCTCGACGCGGGCGTGCCGGTGATCGACTGGATCGGCGAACGGGCCGACGAGAGCCCGGCGCGGGCGAAGAAACCGCCCATCCAGTCGAAGCGGTATCCGGTCGGGGCGCGCCAAGTGCTCTACCGGCCCATCTTCCGCTGGTCGGCCGCTGACACCTTCGCCATCTCCGAGCGCCACGGCCTGCGCCACAACCCGCTTTACACGATGGGCATGAGCCGGGTCGGCTGCTCGACCTGCATCATGGTCAAAAAGCGCGAATTGCGCGCCTGGTCCATGCGCTTCCCGGCCGAGGTAGACCGCGTGCGCGAGTGGGAGCAGCTGGTCAGCCTCGTGTCCCGCCGCAGCGCCGTCGCCGGCACGCCGGCATCGCTGCTGCCCGCGCCGACCGTCCCGGGCGATCCCGCCGATCATGGCCGGGCGACCATCGACAGGGCGATCGCGTGGTCGCGCACAAGCCGGGGCGGGCGCAACTACGACCTGTTCATCGACCAGGAGCAGCGCGAGGCCGATGAGCACGGCCTGCGCTGCGACAGCGAATACGGGCTGTGCGAATGA
- a CDS encoding DNA cytosine methyltransferase — protein MMRALDLFSAAAGGWSLGLHRAGFITVAACEIVEWRRILYAENNPHVRLYDDVRALTAARLVSDLGFLPDIIVGSPPCQDISSANTKGRGIEGERSGLYLEAVRLVGDCRPRWFAFENSANLRTRGADRLLLLLETLGYACEPCVVAAENVGANHVRKRSWLIGYDPGQLADAAHQRRGTRPGDVQGARREADWHEPADDDAPRCIEQAADPAGDGRDDGRRGRRSGINISAADDSGDAAQVGCGTRRPGGCAQPVAGPCQPPCGHDADARQTERRPEIERAGDRDGTPGEWREGADRHAEPAAPCRGTPADSHEAGQPDGQLESGLRPQEIPDDGRGDGRGYDRSRAGQMGGRSRAGGDAAEPWADWNGGLARHLRLDDGLSAWVAGTRVAVGGPRGTAAASLIVEAFGDAVLPQIPEAIGRAILRTEAALDLVLGRASLDSAGDER, from the coding sequence ATGATGCGCGCGCTCGACCTGTTCAGCGCAGCGGCGGGCGGCTGGTCGCTTGGCCTGCATCGCGCCGGCTTCATTACCGTCGCCGCCTGCGAGATCGTCGAGTGGCGCCGCATCCTCTACGCGGAGAACAATCCCCATGTCAGACTCTACGATGACGTGCGCGCCCTCACGGCAGCTCGACTTGTTTCCGACCTCGGATTCCTACCCGACATCATCGTCGGATCGCCGCCGTGCCAGGACATCTCCAGCGCCAACACCAAAGGCAGGGGAATCGAAGGCGAACGGTCGGGCCTCTACCTCGAAGCCGTCCGCCTGGTCGGAGATTGCCGGCCTCGCTGGTTCGCTTTTGAGAACAGCGCTAATCTCAGAACTCGCGGCGCTGACCGGCTGCTCCTTCTCCTGGAAACGCTCGGCTACGCCTGCGAACCGTGCGTGGTGGCTGCTGAAAATGTCGGCGCCAACCATGTCCGCAAGCGATCATGGCTCATCGGCTACGACCCCGGCCAGCTTGCCGACGCCGCGCACCAGCGACGCGGCACACGGCCCGGAGATGTGCAAGGTGCGCGGAGAGAAGCGGACTGGCATGAACCTGCCGACGATGATGCACCCCGCTGCATTGAACAGGCTGCCGACCCCGCTGGCGACGGACGGGATGACGGACGGCGCGGGCGGCGGAGCGGGATCAACATATCCGCTGCGGATGATTCTGGCGACGCCGCGCAAGTCGGATGCGGAACGCGGCGGCCGGGGGGATGTGCTCAGCCAGTTGCAGGGCCATGCCAGCCGCCATGCGGGCATGATGCCGACGCCCGTCAAACCGAACGGCGGCCGGAGATTGAGCGCGCAGGAGATCGAGACGGGACGCCGGGCGAATGGCGCGAAGGCGCAGATCGACACGCCGAACCTGCTGCGCCATGCCGCGGAACTCCTGCCGACTCCCACGAAGCGGGACAGCCGGATGGACAGCTGGAGTCCGGCCTACGACCGCAGGAAATCCCCGACGATGGACGCGGTGATGGACGGGGCTATGACCGATCGCGCGCCGGACAAATGGGCGGGCGCTCGCGCGCTGGCGGCGATGCTGCGGAGCCGTGGGCTGACTGGAACGGCGGCCTTGCCCGTCACTTACGGCTGGATGATGGGCTTTCCGCCTGGGTGGCTGGCACGCGCGTTGCGGTCGGCGGTCCACGCGGGACGGCTGCTGCCAGCCTGATCGTCGAGGCGTTCGGCGACGCCGTTCTCCCGCAAATCCCCGAAGCCATCGGCCGCGCGATCCTGCGCACCGAAGCCGCGCTCGATCTCGTGCTCGGCCGCGCATCCCTCGACAGCGCCGGAGACGAACGATGA
- a CDS encoding DUF2840 domain-containing protein: MSDPARPQHIDFSGFEAALRRQAAEREAPHRSPPIPSAIAAASRLTEVELTWIEKKLEHWIRFGRIAHDRILTRRTRVVSFRPGAIFTFVRWSANDYGTITSRIDVLRAVDAGEPYTTLPFVRPGGDILLHIESWPKVSQVLAAIDAVEAAGVDPCDAASDHWRHVHNRIAAGHEPRPYTMERHRAWLKRREIEG, encoded by the coding sequence ATGAGCGACCCCGCGCGTCCACAGCATATCGATTTCAGCGGGTTTGAAGCCGCGCTGCGCCGGCAGGCGGCGGAACGGGAAGCACCTCACCGCAGCCCGCCCATACCGTCCGCAATCGCAGCCGCCTCCCGGCTGACCGAAGTCGAACTCACCTGGATCGAGAAGAAGCTGGAGCACTGGATACGCTTCGGCCGTATCGCCCACGACCGCATCCTCACGCGCCGAACGCGCGTGGTGAGCTTTCGGCCCGGCGCGATATTCACCTTCGTCCGCTGGTCCGCCAACGACTATGGCACGATCACCTCGCGCATCGACGTCTTGCGGGCGGTGGATGCCGGCGAACCATACACCACGCTGCCCTTCGTGCGGCCGGGCGGCGACATCCTCCTGCATATCGAGAGCTGGCCGAAGGTGAGCCAGGTGCTCGCCGCGATCGACGCGGTGGAAGCGGCGGGTGTCGATCCCTGCGATGCCGCGTCCGACCACTGGCGCCACGTTCACAACCGCATCGCCGCGGGCCATGAGCCGCGTCCCTACACGATGGAGCGCCATCGCGCCTGGCTCAAGCGCCGGGAGATCGAAGGATGA
- a CDS encoding S26 family signal peptidase: MTRRRYVMATAIAAFAFAAAFVITAAVDPLPRVIWNASASAPIGLYRVHPDRDPPTGALVAITPPERLSRWLSARGYLPEGVPLLKHVSAKTGQRVCRIGAVVRVDGRRVAMARARDGRGRPLPVWQGCRTLGPGEIFLLNPSVPDSLDGRYFGPLPASTVIGRATPLHLRAPSPSLSTPSEKEIGHADEYL, encoded by the coding sequence ATGACGCGCCGCCGTTATGTCATGGCGACGGCCATCGCCGCATTCGCCTTCGCCGCGGCGTTCGTCATCACCGCAGCCGTCGATCCGCTTCCGCGCGTGATCTGGAACGCCAGCGCCAGCGCGCCGATCGGCCTTTACCGCGTCCATCCCGACCGCGATCCGCCCACCGGGGCGCTGGTCGCCATCACGCCGCCAGAGCGGCTCTCCCGCTGGCTTTCGGCGCGAGGTTACCTGCCCGAGGGCGTGCCGCTCCTGAAACATGTCTCGGCGAAAACGGGGCAGCGCGTGTGCCGCATCGGCGCCGTGGTGCGCGTCGATGGCCGGCGCGTCGCTATGGCCCGCGCGCGTGACGGTCGGGGCCGCCCGCTGCCGGTCTGGCAGGGGTGCCGGACGCTCGGCCCCGGCGAGATATTCCTGCTCAACCCATCCGTCCCGGACAGTCTCGACGGCCGCTATTTCGGCCCGCTTCCGGCTTCCACCGTCATCGGACGCGCGACGCCGCTGCATCTGCGCGCGCCGTCCCCGTCGCTTTCAACCCCCAGTGAAAAGGAGATCGGCCATGCCGACGAATATCTTTGA
- a CDS encoding DUF736 domain-containing protein produces MPTNIFEPTASGYAGRARYFGINEQIVLVAIDPGDAENAPDYRVHLDDEDGPEVGGAWKRVGERAGDYIALEIDSPLFGSPFRPVLFRADDEGRTFRLSWKRPRPRDDRN; encoded by the coding sequence ATGCCGACGAATATCTTTGAACCCACCGCTAGCGGCTATGCTGGACGTGCCCGTTATTTCGGCATCAACGAGCAGATCGTGCTGGTCGCGATCGATCCGGGCGATGCCGAAAACGCGCCCGACTACCGTGTCCACCTCGACGACGAGGACGGCCCCGAGGTCGGCGGCGCGTGGAAACGGGTCGGTGAACGCGCGGGCGATTACATCGCGCTGGAGATCGACAGCCCGCTTTTCGGCTCGCCGTTCCGGCCGGTGCTGTTCCGCGCCGATGACGAGGGTCGGACGTTCCGGCTGTCGTGGAAGCGCCCCCGGCCTCGCGACGACCGGAACTGA